Part of the Sphingopyxis sp. 113P3 genome, GCTGCCGCCTCGGCAGCGGTCGCAGCCTTGCCGGCAGCGACGCCGGGGACACCGCCGTCGACCGGACGATTGCCCGGTCCCACCGCGTTGCGATTGGCCTGCCCTGCAAGCTTGGGGTCGACCATGATCTTGTCTTCAAGCGCGCCCTTGATCGCGGGATCGGCGCCCGTCAGCCCATCGTCGAGCGGCGCGAGATCGGCCTTCTCGGGATTGTCCCGGCAGCCGGCGAGCCCGGCGGTCGCGATCAGCAAACCGGCAACGAGCCATTTTCCCCGCAAGATCATCGCTAACACTCCCTTAATCTTTCATCCGGACTAGCCGAAGTCTGGTTAAGAAGATGTGAGGAAAAAGCGTTAACCGGTAAGGCTTTGTTAGCCGAAAACTGTCTCGGAGCGAGACGCCTTCGGGCTGCAGCGGATGAGGCGCGAGGTTTCGACCGCGGCCTGGCGGTGGACGACCGCTTCCCGGTAAACCGGGTCGGTGACCATTTCCATGAAGGCGCCGCTGCTCGGATATTCAGCGATAAAGACCGCGTCCCAGCTTTCGCCGTCGGGACCGATCACCATCGCCTCCATCGTACCGCGCCAGACAATCCGGCCCCCGACGCGCTGGAAGATTGCGCCGCTCTCGGCGCCATAATGGCGATAGGCCTCGGCGCCCGTGAGATCTTGGTCCGCGAGCGGATGGCCGGCGGGATAGGCGGCCTTCTTGCGAAACCGGACGAGATTGAGCATGTGGATCACCGTGTCGCGCGGCAGCGCCTTGAAGGCGTCGAACTGCGCGCGTTCAGGGTCGACATGATGGTCGGTCATGGCATGAGTTCCTTGCGCTTTTGCCGCCACTGATCGGCGCTTTGCCTCCAGGCATCGACCGGCGCGTCCTCGAAGGGGGCGGGAAGGCGGGTCGGGCCGCTATTCGTCGCGCCGAGCCGTTTGGCGAGCGCCTGCGAGCGGTGATTGGCAGGATCGATACTGTGCATGATCTCGGGCCATTTCAGAAACTCGACCGCAAAGTCGCACGCCGCAACCGCGCCTTCGAAAGCATAGCCCATGCCGGCGAATTTGGCGCGCACACCGTAGCCGATTTCGGGACCCGGCCAGCCGTCGGGTTCCCAGGGGCCGAGCCGCCCGACCCATTCGCCCGTCGCGCGC contains:
- a CDS encoding DUF1330 domain-containing protein; its protein translation is MTDHHVDPERAQFDAFKALPRDTVIHMLNLVRFRKKAAYPAGHPLADQDLTGAEAYRHYGAESGAIFQRVGGRIVWRGTMEAMVIGPDGESWDAVFIAEYPSSGAFMEMVTDPVYREAVVHRQAAVETSRLIRCSPKASRSETVFG
- a CDS encoding GNAT family N-acetyltransferase — encoded protein: MLNGPLLVTERLILRPPAAEDFGAFAEMCAEDETMRFIGGTCPRAQAWRLWCTLAGAWHIRGYSMFSVIERATGEWVGRLGPWEPDGWPGPEIGYGVRAKFAGMGYAFEGAVAACDFAVEFLKWPEIMHSIDPANHRSQALAKRLGATNSGPTRLPAPFEDAPVDAWRQSADQWRQKRKELMP